Proteins encoded by one window of Carassius auratus strain Wakin chromosome 8, ASM336829v1, whole genome shotgun sequence:
- the LOC113107350 gene encoding carnitine O-acetyltransferase isoform X2, giving the protein MQSAYLDSRMPVAMYTSPGVVLPKMHFHDRQGQMRFASKLIAGVLDFKSMIDSETLPVEYLGGKPLCMDQYYQVLTSCRIPGPKRDTVVNYAIGKTPPSHITVVHNFQFFILDVYNSDGSPLTVDQICVQLEKIWNTSLQTNKEPVGILTSNHRNTWGKAYNNLIKDKTNKESVRAIQKSIFTVCLDAPMPRVSDEMYHNKVAAQMLHGGGSRWNSGNRWFDKTLQFIVGEDGSCGLTYEHAPAEGPPIVFLVDHVVDYMKRSEIVRTPMIPLPMPQKLRFNITPEIKKDIEKAKQNMNIMVHELDVRVLNFTHYGRKFPKSHKMSPDAFIQMALQLAYYRMYQTCCPTYESASLRMFRLGRTEAIRSTTTESLQFTKAMDDPSIHNSEKAALLEKAIKVHREHTHMAIHGQGIERHMLGLKMMAIEDLTSLPEIFMDTSFAVSTHFNLYTSQVGSKTDCVMCFGPMVPDGYGICYNPMDDHINFAVTAFNSCEETNATKLSQFLEDSLLDMKTLLEQVSKTQ; this is encoded by the exons GTTTGCTTCTAAACTTATTGCTGGGGTTTTGGATTTTAAAAGCATGATTGATAG TGAAACATTGCCTGTGGAATATCTGGGGGGCAAGCCTTTGTGCATGGACCAGTATTACCAGGTGCTGACTTCCTGTCGGATCCCTGGACCCAAGAGAGACACTGTGGTGAACTACGCTATCGGGAAGACCCCTCCTTCCCACATCACAGTGGTCCACAACTTTCAG TTCTTTATTCTGGATGTGTACAACAGCGATGGTTCACCACTGACTGTAGATCAGATCTGTGTTCAGCTGGAGAAGATCTGGAACACTTCCCTTCAGACTAATAAAGAGCCGGTTGGGATCCTGACCTCCAACCACCGTAACACCTGGGGCAAGGCCTACAACAACCTTATCAAGG ACAAGACAAATAAGGAGTCAGTGAGGGCAATCCAGAAGAGCATCTTCACAGTGTGTCTTGATGCACCAATGCCACGCGTGTCAGATGAGATGTACCATAACAAGGTGGCCGCTCAAATGCTCCATGGTGGAGGCAGTCGCTGGAACAGTGGGAACCGGTGGTTCGACAAAACACTGCAG TTCATAGTTGGAGAGGATGGATCGTGTGGACTCACCTATGAACATGCTCCGGCTGAGGGCCCTCCCATTGTTTTCCTGGTGGATCATGTTGTTGACTATAT GAAGAGATCTGAGATTGTAcgaactcccatgattccacttCCTATGCCACAAAAACTTCGATTCAACATCACACCAGAAATCAAGAAGGACATTGAGAAAGCCAAACAAAACATGAACAT AATGGTGCATGAGCTGGACGTCCGAGTGCTCAACTTCACACACTATGGAAGAAAATTCCCAAAGTCTCATAAAATGAGTCCTGATGCATTCATCCAAATGGCTCTGCAGTTGGCATACTATAG GATGTATCAGACCTGCTGTCCGACCTACGAAAGCGCCTCCTTACGCATGTTTAGATTGGGCAGAACTGAAGCCATTCGATCCACCACCACAGAATCGCTCCAGTTCACAAAAGCCATGGATGATCCATCAATACAT AATAGTGAGAAAGCAGCACTGCTCGAAAAGGCCATCAAAGTccacagagaacacacacacatg GCCATCCATGGGCAGGGTATAGAGAGGCACATGCTGGGTCTAAAGATGATGGCCATTGAGGATCTGACCTCTTTACCTGAGATCTTCATGGACACGTCGTTCGCTGTATCTACACATTTTAATCTCTACACAAGTCAG gttgGATCAAAGACAGACTGTGTTATGTGTTTCGGACCCATGGTTCCTGATGGTTACGGTATCTGCTACAACCCCATGGATGACCATATCAACTTCGCAGTTACTGCCTTCAACAGCTGCGAGGAAACAAATGCCACAAAACTGTCACAGTTTCTAGAAGACTCGCTTCTGGACATGAAGACTCTTCTGGAGCAGGTCTCTAAGACCCAGTGA